A window of Variovorax paradoxus genomic DNA:
GGCGATTCTTCGCCGCGCAGCGTCTGCACCAGCTCGAGGTTGCGGCGCGTGGTGGGCGGCAGCTCGATCAGGTCGCCGTCGCGCTCCACCGACAGGCGCTGCACGTGCGACAGCGCGCGGCCCTGCGTGTGCTCTGCGTAGCCCAGCAGCGCGGCGGCGGCGGCATGCGCGTTGCCCAGCGATTCGGCGTTCCAGGCGGCCAGGCTGTTGCTGCCCATCTGCTCGGAGAGCTTGCGCTCGCCCAGTCCGCCGTCGAACTGCCACGCGGGGCGGATCGACAGCGTGAAGGGCGTGGCGCTGCGCGCGGCCTTCAGGCGCTGCTCGAAGGCGGGCGTGACCTCGGCGCTGTAGAGCAATTCGCTGGGTGCGATGCGAGCGATCCAGGCTTCGAGCGCGTCGGCCGGGCATTCGGCCAGCCGCAGTTCGGCCCCTGTCACGCTGAGCCACGCCAGCCCGCAGAAATTGCGCGAGCCCGCGTGCACCGCGAGCAGCAGCGATTCGCTCTTGTCGCTGAGCAGTTCGGAGTCGGTCAGCGTGCCGGGCGTGACCACCCGCATCACCTTGCGCTCGACCGGCCCCTTGCTGGCGCCGACCTCGCCCACCTGCTCGCAGATGGCGACCGATTCGCCCAGCTTGATGAGCCGCGCGAGGTAGGTGTCGACCGCATGGAAGGGCACGCCGCACATCACCACCGGCTGGCCGGCCGACTGGCCGCGCTGGGTGAGCGTGATGTCGAGCAGGCGCGCGGCCTTTTCGGCGTCGCCCCAGAAGAGCTCGTAGAAGTCGCCCATCCGGTAGAACAGCAGGGTGTCCGGATGGTCGGCTTTCAGGCCCAGGTACTGGGCCATCATGGGCGTGTGGGCCGAAGCTGGCGTATCGCCAGGGCCTTGATTTGCATCGATTTTTGCCATTAAGTCTTTGACTCCGTTGAGGAAAATGGCAATCTGGTTACTCTTTCTCTATTCATCGACACTTCTCAAAACACCCCTACAGTTGCTTCGTTGGCGTAGCTTTTTCCCGCTTGGCCGCTTAAAGTTACGCCGAGCTGGCGAACCGGTCATCAGGAAAGTTACGCCGTTGGAGTGAGGCGCATGCAATTCGATGCCCGAGCAGCCAAGCTGCTCAAGCCAGGCGAGCACATTATGGTGGACGGGTGTCCTGGGCTTCGCCTTCAAGCGACGGCCACCACGCGCACTTGGGTCTACAGGTTCAAGTCGCCGATTGATGGGCGGATGCGGCAGACGAAGATCGGCAACTGGCCTGCCGTCAACTTGGCGAATGCCGCCGTGGCTTGGGAGGCAGTGCGAGCGCAGCGCGGCGCTGGCGCCGACCCAGTACTGAAGAGGCGAGAGGCGGCGGCAGTCAAGAAGGAGCCCGCCGCCACCGGCTATACCGTGCGCCAGTTGTGCAACGACTACCTCGATGGGCACATCCTAAAACATCGACAGCCGAAGGGGGTGAAGGAAACCGAGCGGCTGTTCAACAAGCGCCTCGATGCTCTAGCCAACAAGCAAGCCGCAGCTGTTACGCGAGCGGACGCATTCAAACTGCTTGAGGATCAGTCGAATACGCCGGTGAGCACAGTCCAACTGCGCGGCGAGTTGGCCGGCGCATGGGACTACGCCCTCGATGCAGGGCGTATTCCCGATACTTCTCCGAACTGGTGGCGCCTGGTCATGCGGGGGCGCTTGCGGAGCAAGGGCAAGGTCATGCAGGGCAAGAACATCGGGGTTGTGAAGCGGGTGCTGAGCGAGGCAGAGACCGGGCAACTGATCCGCTGGCTACCGCACTTCACTGGCTTGGTCGACGACGCCCTCACGATGTACCTGTGGACCTGTACGCGAGGCGCTGAGATTTGCGCGATGGAAGCGAAAGAGATCACAGAAGAGGTGGATGGCCTCTGGTGGACCGTGCCGAAGGTGAAGACCAAAAATGCGCGGCACGCCTTGGCCACGGATCTGCGAGTGCCGCTGGTGGGGCGTGCTGAAGCTATCGTCCGGCGGCGTCTTGCCGACTACCCCTCAGGCTATCTGTTCCCGGCGCGGGACAGCGGGGGCAAGGCGCACAGTGAACAGGCTGTCGTGCAAACCCAGGTGCATTACTACCAGCCCTATTCGAAAACAAATCCGAAACATGCGCGCCCACGGTTGCCGGTGACGCATTGGGCGCCGCATGACCTGCGGCGCACGAGTCGCACGCTACTTGCGGCAATGGGATGTCCGGATAGTGTTGCTGAAGCACTGCTAGGGCATGTTCAGCCTGGCATTCAAGGTACCTACAACCGGCACGGCTACGACAGGGAGCGGCGGGTGTGGCTCTCCGAGCTTGATGTGAAACTCGAGCACCTCAGCGAGATTTCTTTCGCATCCGATAATCTTAAGAACTGAATAAGTGAGCAAATCCATGAGCAAAGCCCCGGCCCCATTGCAGGTCAAAAATAAGGATGATTGGGAGGACATCAGCTGTCACATCATGAGTTGGCTGATTTTACAAAGATCTAATGTTCGAGTGGCTTTTGAAGCATACGGGCGAGATGGACAGCAGCAGCACGGGGTGGATATTTTGACCTTTGATCCTAGGTTCAGCGGTATTCTTGGGCAGGCTAAATATAAAAGCCCGGGTCACGCGCTTGAATTAGAGGATTTGCTGAGCACGCTGCGGAAAACTTCGACGTATGCCAATAGGATTGATGAAATGGTTTTGCTTACCAATGGGTTGAAAAACACCAGAGTCGATGACTTTTTGGTGCAATCTGAAAGTCGCTATACAAACAAGAACAACGTTACATTTGGCTTTAGCGTTATGTATTGGCAGGATTTTCGAGACTACAAGTTCATACCAGCCCGAGATCTCATTGGGTTTTTTCCTGAGATAGCCGAGATGACGGGGCACTTCACGCAAGATCCCTATGAGACGGCTGCGCGTGCAGCGCAACTCTTGGTTCCACAGTATTTGAGTCGGGAGGACATCGAAGAAGTTCGCAGCGGTCCGGCAGCCAGGGAAAGGCCAAGTGACCAATTGGATAATAGAATAATTGAACTGCTTCAAGGCCTTCAAAAGGCGGAAATTTTAGCTGCTGAGAGAGGTTTTGGTGCTGATCCGGATGCGCGCCGATTGCTTCCAATGGTTAGGGTTGGGTCTAGGCTTTTTCAAGCTTTGGTCGAGTACAGAAAAAGCCACCTAAGTCTTGTGCCTGATTCTGAAATCAAAGCTTGGAGCTACTATGAGGCCGCGTCCCGGGAATTAGTGGAGTCTTATTATCAGTTGGTTGGATAGTCGGCGTCCCGTGTCGTAAATTCGTACCACGGAAAAAAATTCGTCGAGGGCGATATGCACGGCTGCCGATTTTTTCATTTGGCTTGATCAGTTCGACGCGGTGCGGAGTGCCTGTCCGCCGCAGCCCTTTGTTGGGGTCAGAGAAGCTTTCGCGCTTTGCGAGCGCCGGTGTTCGGCGGGGGAGGCAAATTTGATACGGGTCGGCTTTCGGCCCATGCCTCCACTTCTCGCACTAGCCAAGCGACGCGACGACCGGAGAGAATTCGCGGCTTCGGAAAGCCGCACGCGGATCTATGAGATCGTTAGCCGCCGGCAGTGATGGTTGCTCTCTGGAGAACTTGCGGAAGGGAGCTGTCTCTAG
This region includes:
- a CDS encoding tyrosine-type recombinase/integrase — protein: MQFDARAAKLLKPGEHIMVDGCPGLRLQATATTRTWVYRFKSPIDGRMRQTKIGNWPAVNLANAAVAWEAVRAQRGAGADPVLKRREAAAVKKEPAATGYTVRQLCNDYLDGHILKHRQPKGVKETERLFNKRLDALANKQAAAVTRADAFKLLEDQSNTPVSTVQLRGELAGAWDYALDAGRIPDTSPNWWRLVMRGRLRSKGKVMQGKNIGVVKRVLSEAETGQLIRWLPHFTGLVDDALTMYLWTCTRGAEICAMEAKEITEEVDGLWWTVPKVKTKNARHALATDLRVPLVGRAEAIVRRRLADYPSGYLFPARDSGGKAHSEQAVVQTQVHYYQPYSKTNPKHARPRLPVTHWAPHDLRRTSRTLLAAMGCPDSVAEALLGHVQPGIQGTYNRHGYDRERRVWLSELDVKLEHLSEISFASDNLKN